CCGGAGGATGTCGCGAGGGCCGAGGCGGCACTGGCGAGACTCGACCTGACGCACCTGGCCGAGCGAGAGCTCGCCACTCTTTCCGGCGGCGAGCGACAGCGGGTCAGCCTGGCGACCTTGCTGACCCAGGCCCCTCGGTTGTGGCTCGCCGACGAGCCCACCAACCATCTCGACCTGCATCACCAGGTGGCGGTCATGAAACTCTTGGCCGAGCAGGCCGCTCGTGGCTGCGGGGTGATGATGTGTCTGCATGATCTCAACCTGGCGGCACGCTGGTGCGACCACCTGCTGCTGCTGTACCCCGACGGCGAGGCCTGCTGGGGGCCGGCGGACCGCATGCTGGTGCCCGAGGCTCTCGAACGGCTCTATGGCCAGGCCCTCACCACCGCCATGGTCGATGGCGCGCCGGTCTTCGTGCCCAAGCATTGAGGCGATAGGAGGCTTAAGCGCCGATCAGTCCTTGTCGAGCTTCTTGAGCCGCTGCGCCGCCCGCTGGTTGGTCTTCATACGTTCCGGTCGCTTCATCGAGCGCCAGCGGGTGATCTCCTCCATGGTGCGCCCGCAGCCCACGCATAGCCCGCGCTTCAGTTGGCAGATCGAGACGCAGGGACTTTCGATGCCCTTGGCCATTCAGTGATACCCCCGGATCGCCAGCCGGCGTTCCCAGTCGCCGCCGTGCACGCGCCGACATTCTTCCTCGCTGTCGACATCCAGATGGTCGTCGATGGCGGCCACCTCGACGCCTGCCTCGAAGAAGGCGGCCTCGGTGAGCTCGCGCATCCGCCGGCGCCCGTTTCCCTTGAGGGCGCGGGTCATGTCGGCCTGGGTCTCGAACACCCAGACGACCCTGAGGCTCTCGGGGAAGCGGCGGTAGTCCACCAGGTGGGTCAGCCAGGCGAAGCCCGGCAGCATAGGCTTGGCGGTCTCGCAGGCATCGGTCAGGGCGCGGGTCAGCTGGCGCTCCATTCGGGTGCGGGCTTTCTTGTCGAGCATGGAAGGGCTCTCCTGTTGAGGGTGGCGTCGTGACGCAGTGCGTGAGCCGGTCGGCCGAGCGAGGGCGCCGGTTCGCTCGCCGAGCACGGACAGGACTCGGGTTGCTGTCTAGAGGGCATGGCGAAAGCGCAGGATGGGACGGCCATCGCCGGGGACCTCGAGCACCTCGGCGTGCACGCCGAAGGTGCGCCGCAGCCGGTCGGGTGTCAGCACCTCCCGGGGCGGGCCCGTGGCGACCAGGCGTCCGCCGTCCATGATGCCGATGCGGTCGCAGTCCATGGCCTGATCGAGATCGTGCAGGGCGATGATGACCGTGATCGGCAGCCGCCGAACAAGCCGCAGGATCGACAGCTGGTGGCGAATATCCAGATGATTGGTGGGCTCGTCGAGCAGCAGGGCGCTGGGTTGCTGGGCCAGGGCGCGGGCGATGTGCACCCGCTGACGCTCGCCGCCGGAGAGGGTGTGCCAGAGGCGGTTCGCCAGGGCCTCCAGGCCGACGTCGGCCAGCGCCCGCTCGACGATGGCCTCGTCCTCCGCGGACCAGGGCCGTAGCGGTGTGAGAAATGGCGTGCGCCCAAGCGCCACCGCCTGGTGCACCTCGACTCGGTCGAGGGTGTCCGCCTGCTGCTCGACGAAGGCCAGGATCCTCGCGATCTCATGGCGCCGCATGCGGTGCATCGGCTGGCCGTTCGCCAGCACGCGTCCGGTCTTCGGACGGCGCAGCCCGGCCATTACGCGCAGCAGGGTGGTCTTTCCCGAACCGTTGGGGCCGACCAGGCCGAAGGTCTCGCCCGGTTCCACCGCCAGACTGACGTCGTTCAGCAGCCGGCGCCCGTGGATGCGCCAGTCGACGTGCTCGGCGAATAGTCTCATCGTGTCCTCGCGCCGCGGATCAGGATCAGGGCGAAGGCCGGGGCGCCGATCAGCGCCGTGACCACCCCGATCGGCAGCACCTGGCCCGGCACCAGCATACGTGAGAGCACGTCCGCGCCGATCAGGAAGACGGCGCCGGCCAGCGCCGAGGCCGGCACCAGGCGGGTGTGGCGGCTGCCGACGAGAAAGCGCATGGCATGGGGGATCACCAGCCCGACGAAGCCGATGGCGCCGACCATGGACACCATGGCGGCGGTGACCAGCGCCATGGCGGCGATCAGCACCCCGCGGACCCGGCGCACGGGGATGCCCAGCGCGGCGGCGCTGTCGACGCCGAAGGTGAAGGCATCGAGGGCGCGCCGATACCACAGGCAGATGGCCAGGCCGGCCAGGGCGGCGGGCAGCCCCAGGGCGACGTCGTCCCATCGCACCCCGGAGAGGTTGCCCAGCAGCCAGAACATGATGCCGCGTGCCTGCTCGGCGCTCGCCGACTTGGCGATGATTAGCGCGGTCAGGGCGTTGAACAGCTGCGAGCCGGCGATACCGGCGAGGATGATGGCCCCCGCGGCCTGGGTCGCGCGATCGCCCCCGATACCGCTGCCGGCGGCGTGGGCGAGCACCGCCACCAGGCCGAAGGCCAGGCAGGCTCCGGCGAAGGCGCCGAGCGACAGCGTCAGGGCGCCGGCGCCGAGCCCGAGGATGGCGACCGAGACGGCACCGGTCGAAGCGCCGGCGGAGATGCCCATCAGGAAGGGGTCGGCCAGCGGGTTGCGCAGCAGGGCCTGGAGTACGACCCCGGCCAGCGCCAGTCCGGCGCCGCAGCAGGCCGCGAGGATCGTCCGGCTCAGCCGATAGCTCCAGATGATGCCGGCATCGATGCGATCCACGGGAAAGGTCGTGCCCAGAAGGCGGTTGGCCAGCACCTCGAGGAGGGTCCTCGGCGGGATCGAGGTCTCGCCGAAGGCGGTGCCGGCCATCACCGCGAGGAACAGCAGCAGCGGCGCCAGCCAGCTCCAGTGCCAGGCGGATGGCGTCGGCCGAGGCGGGCGAGCGGCCGCAGAGCGCCTCGGGGGCGCCATGGGCGACGTCATGGAGCGGAGGGTGTCGTTCATCGATCGAAGGACTGGCTCGCCAGGGCATCGACCAGTGTCTCGAGGCCGAAGATGGTGCGCATCGTGGCACTCATGGCATGGGCATCCATCTCGATGATATGGCCGTTTTTGACCGCCGACATCTCCCGCGCCACGGGGTCATCGCGCAGGAAGTCGTGCTTGGCGTCGATGCTGTCCGCCGCGTAGCGGCGGCGATCCATGCGGGCCAGCACGATGATGTCGGGATCGGCGCGGGCGATCGTCTCCCAGCCAACGGTCGGCCACTCCTCATCGGATTGAATCACGTTGCGGATGTCCAGCTTGTCCATCATGTAGCCCGGTGCGCCGAGCCTGCCGGCGACGAAGGGATCCGCGGCCTCGTCGGGAGACGAGAACCAGAAGACGGCCGACAGGTCGTCCGGTAAGGCCAACTCCCGGGCCGCGGAAACGGCGGCCGATTCCCGCGTTCTCAGATCGTTCACCAGGGACTTTCCGGCGCCCTGGACGTCGAAGATGGTGGCCAGCTCAAGGATGCCCTTGTAGATCGAGTCGGTCGAGAAGGCGGCCGTGCGTGTGCCGTCGCCGCCGGTGGCGTTGTCCTTGGTATCGCAGTCGGCGGGCATGATGTAGGTGGCTATGCCCAGGTCATGGAACTGCTCGCGGGTCGCCACGCTGCCGGTGGGGCCGATATGCCATGCATACTGGGCGGCGACGAGGTCGGGCTTGCGATTGACCACGGCCTCGAAGCTCGGGTCGTTGGCGGCGAGTCGCTCGATGTCGGCGTTGATCTCCTGGAATTCCGGCAGCACCGGATTGAACCATACCGAGGTGCCATCGACGCGCTCGTCGATGCCCAGGGCATAGAGGATCTCGGTCGCCGACTGGCCGACGGTAACCGTGCTCCCCGGTGCCGAAGAAAAATGAATATCCATGCCGCAGTTGGAAAG
The genomic region above belongs to Halomonas sp. YLGW01 and contains:
- a CDS encoding DUF1289 domain-containing protein, translating into MAKGIESPCVSICQLKRGLCVGCGRTMEEITRWRSMKRPERMKTNQRAAQRLKKLDKD
- a CDS encoding ABC transporter ATP-binding protein; protein product: MRLFAEHVDWRIHGRRLLNDVSLAVEPGETFGLVGPNGSGKTTLLRVMAGLRRPKTGRVLANGQPMHRMRRHEIARILAFVEQQADTLDRVEVHQAVALGRTPFLTPLRPWSAEDEAIVERALADVGLEALANRLWHTLSGGERQRVHIARALAQQPSALLLDEPTNHLDIRHQLSILRLVRRLPITVIIALHDLDQAMDCDRIGIMDGGRLVATGPPREVLTPDRLRRTFGVHAEVLEVPGDGRPILRFRHAL
- a CDS encoding ABC transporter substrate-binding protein, which gives rise to MDIHFSSAPGSTVTVGQSATEILYALGIDERVDGTSVWFNPVLPEFQEINADIERLAANDPSFEAVVNRKPDLVAAQYAWHIGPTGSVATREQFHDLGIATYIMPADCDTKDNATGGDGTRTAAFSTDSIYKGILELATIFDVQGAGKSLVNDLRTRESAAVSAARELALPDDLSAVFWFSSPDEAADPFVAGRLGAPGYMMDKLDIRNVIQSDEEWPTVGWETIARADPDIIVLARMDRRRYAADSIDAKHDFLRDDPVAREMSAVKNGHIIEMDAHAMSATMRTIFGLETLVDALASQSFDR
- a CDS encoding iron ABC transporter permease, with product MAPPRRSAAARPPRPTPSAWHWSWLAPLLLFLAVMAGTAFGETSIPPRTLLEVLANRLLGTTFPVDRIDAGIIWSYRLSRTILAACCGAGLALAGVVLQALLRNPLADPFLMGISAGASTGAVSVAILGLGAGALTLSLGAFAGACLAFGLVAVLAHAAGSGIGGDRATQAAGAIILAGIAGSQLFNALTALIIAKSASAEQARGIMFWLLGNLSGVRWDDVALGLPAALAGLAICLWYRRALDAFTFGVDSAAALGIPVRRVRGVLIAAMALVTAAMVSMVGAIGFVGLVIPHAMRFLVGSRHTRLVPASALAGAVFLIGADVLSRMLVPGQVLPIGVVTALIGAPAFALILIRGARTR
- a CDS encoding ABC transporter ATP-binding protein; this encodes MSEPLMETLEAHELVIDIPGRAGGRPLDLRVAPGERWGVLGPNGAGKTTLMHTLAGLRAPREGEVRLGGEPLARLKRRALARRLGIVFQAHHDDFPATVRETALIGRHPFLSPWQQEGPEDVARAEAALARLDLTHLAERELATLSGGERQRVSLATLLTQAPRLWLADEPTNHLDLHHQVAVMKLLAEQAARGCGVMMCLHDLNLAARWCDHLLLLYPDGEACWGPADRMLVPEALERLYGQALTTAMVDGAPVFVPKH